The Oncorhynchus tshawytscha isolate Ot180627B linkage group LG08, Otsh_v2.0, whole genome shotgun sequence genome window below encodes:
- the ap5s1 gene encoding AP-5 complex subunit sigma-1: MVQCFLIHTVNPVSTLAPGESRVLYSRVFGPEEGALTGADSELGQEKRRLLQNEKVAVVARQVRSAVTLSREASGRVLVETVLGEELVALQEADSGVQRLGRGEPWAGERSALWLGVQSLAFTLVTEPHENLLLAEGTLKSITRHCLEHLRMLGSGSEVLLKSDRIDVLLHRLLPHGQLLFLNHRFTQSLEKELANYMAQ, translated from the exons ATGGTTCAATGTTTCCTGATCCATACCGTTAACCCGGTAAGCACTCTGGCCCCCGGGGAGAGCCGCGTGCTCTACTCCCGTGTGTTTGGACCGGAGGAGGGCGCGCTGACCGGGGCGGACAGTGAACTGGGACAGGAAAAGAGGCGGCTTCTGCAAAATGAAAAGGTAGCGGTGGTGGCGAG gCAGGTGCGTAGTGCAGTGACCCTGTCCCGTGAGGCGTCAGGCCGGGTGTTGGTAGAGACCGTACTGGGAGAGGAGCTGGTGGCTCTCCAAGAGGCTGACAGCGGGGTTCAGCGGCTGGGGAGGGGAGAGCCttgggctggggagaggagtgCCCTGTGGCTGGGGGTCCAGAGCCTAGCCTTCACCCTGGTCACTGAGCCCCATGAGAACCTGCTTCTGGCTGAGGGGACCCTGAAGAGCATCACCAGACATTGTCTGGAACATCTACGCATGCTGGGGTCGGGGAGTGAG GTCCTGTTGAAGAGTGACCGTATCGATGTCCTGCTCCACCGTCTATTACCACACGGTCAGCTGCTGTTCCTCAACCATCGCTTCACTCAGAGTCTGGAGAAGGAGCTGGCTAATTACATGGCccaatga